The Alteribacter populi genomic sequence ATTTTTGGTAAAAGTTCAGCGGCGTTTCCTAAAAGCCCAATAGAAAGAGGTTCACCTAAACTTTTTGCTTGTTTTGCTAAATGAACGGCTTCTTCTAATGAATCAGTAGACTTGTCTAAGTACCGTGTCTCGATTCGTTTTTGAATACGCGTCTCATCGACATCAATGGCAATACATACACCATCGTTCATTGTGACTGCAAGCGGCTGGGCACCACCCATACCGCCTAGTCCTGCAGTAAGGGTAATCGTTCCTTTTAAAGAGCCGTTAAAGTGTTGTTTAGCAAGCTCTCCGAATGTTTCATAAGTTCCTTGAACGATTCCTTGACTGCCAATGTAAATCCAGCTTCCCGCCGTCATTTGCCCGTACATCATCAGCCCTTTTGCATCGAGTTCATTGTAATGCTCCCAGTTGGCCCAAGCAGGCACTAAATTTGAATTGGCGATCAACACTCGAGGCGCATCTTCATGAGATGGAAAAACAGCCACTGGTTTTCCTGACTGCACGAGTAAAGTCTCGTTACTTTCAAGAGTTTTTAACGTATCAACGATCGCATCAAACGACTCCCAGTTGCGAGCAGCCTTTCCGATTCCTCCGTAAACAACGAGATCTTCAGGGCGTTCTGCCACTTCAGGGTCTAAGTTATTTGAAAGCATGCGGAGTGCCGCTTCTTGAATCCATCCCTTCGTTTCTAATTCTGTTCCGTGTTTACTTTTAATTGTACGTACTTTTTCCATTTCTTCACCTTCCCAAATGTTTTGATAGTTTAAGTATAAGAATCTACTGAGTGTGAAAATAGACAAATGATGTTGGAATTTTCGCATAAATAAAAGTGTAAAGAACCCACCAAGTTAGCACAGTAGCATTTATATTAGGTCATAGAAAAAATATTGGGTGCCTGACCCCCGGTACTGCACCGCGGTGCAGTACCGGGGGTCAGGCACCGAAAATTCAAACAAACATAAAACTATATTGGGAGGGGAGATAACATGCTGAAGGTGTTATTGTTTGCTGATCCAGGTATTGATGATTCAATGGCCATTATGTATGCTTTGCTGCACCCGGAAATCGAAGTGGTGGGAATTGTGACTGGATACGGGAATGTCGATCAGGAGCAGGCGACAGATAATGTGGCATACTTGCTTTCTCTGGCAGAGGTTGAGGATGTTCCATTGTTTTCAGGTGCAAGATACCCTCTTTCTGGTGAGATCGCCAGGTTTTATCCGGAGATTCATGGTGAAGAAGGGTTAGGGCCGATCGAACCACCAGTTGAGGTTGAGGGAGAGTTGTTGAATTTTACTGATATATTTGATCTGATTGATGAATATGAAAATGAACTAACGATCATTGATGTAGGACGCCTCACTTCTCTTGCCATGGCGTTTATTTTAGGCGGAGAAGAAATGGAAAAAGTAAAAGAGATCTTTGTTATGGGCGGTGCTTTTTTAATACCAGGGAATGCGACTCCGCTTGCAGAAGCTAACTTTTATGGAGATCCGATTGCCGCAAATTTAATCATGGAGCGAGCAGAAAACTTAACGATCATCCCGTTAAATGTATCGCAATATGCTATTGTGACTGATGAAATGATCGCGGACATTACAAAAGAAGACTACAACTCGTTTACTTTTCTCATTGAACCTATTTTTGATTTCTATTCTGAAGCTTATGAAGAGTTGGTTCCAGGACTTAACGGTGCCCCATTTCATGATGTGCTCACGGTTGTTGCTTCTGTAAATCCTGAAATGTTTGATTTCATCGAAAAGGTAGTTTCGGTTTCTACTGATCCAGAAACAAGAGGCCAAAGTATTGCCGACTTTCGACCGGATGAAAATGAAGAGGAGCCTGCCAACATAAGGATTGCTATGGATTTTGTTTATGACGACTTTGCTGATAGTTTTCGAGAGGTTATGAAAATACGAAAGGAATAGCGGATTGAGGGGATCATGAGCGCATTCTAGGAACAAGGTTGCCCTGTAAAATGCGCCTCAATGGTTAAGATCTACGCCTCCCTTTCAAAATCTACCTAAACCAACGATCATACCATCCAACATAATGCAACTTCTTCTAATATTTTTCCACCAATTTCCTCTGATTTTCGTCCGATTGGCTTACCACCTATATGGGTGTAAAAGTCAACAGCCGGATTATCTTCCAACACCCAAACCATGACAGAGTGATAATCTCTTTCGCGGAGAAACGCTGTAAACTGATCATTTAACTTTTTACCAACACCTTGTTTTTGCACCTTTTGCAAAATATAAATGGCATACAGCTCGGCGTCATGGTTAGGGAAAGCATCTTTCTCCCGATTTTCACCACCGGTTAAAAATCCGACAATCTTTCCATTTGAGTCTTCCGCTACCAAAATTATTTTATCCGTTGTTATTTCAGGTGAGAATGCTCCTTTCCACATTTTTTCCTGTTTTTCATACGTGCGACTTTCTAATACGGAATTAGGGATGATACCTTTATAGGTTTCCTTCCAGCTATCGACGTGCACGCGAGCAATACCTGTTGCATCTGAAAGCTTTCCTTTACGAATTATCAAGGCAATCATTCCTCTACATAAGTTTATTTTCAGTACTATAAAAATACAAAGTTTATAAGACGCGCGTATTTTCACGAAACTGTTTAGGCGTGGTTCCTTTATGTTCTTTAAAGGTACGGCTGAAATAGTTACTCGTTTGAAAACCGCAGACAGCTGCGATTTCTTTGATCGTCATGGATGTTTCCAAAAGAAGTTTTTCCGCTTCTCTCAGGCGAATCTTTGTTAATAGAGGACGAAAACCAAACCCTTTTTGCTTATTTAACAAATGACTAAAGTAAGAAGGGTTACGTTCAATCGCTTCCGCTACTTTTAACAGTGTCAAATCAGGATCCCAGTAATGAGATTCAATATAGAGGACCCCCTTTTCAACTGCATCCATACTGCCTTGCTGGCGATTTTTTTTCACATTTTCCAGGATAGATTGAATAAACAAGTAAAGGTCTTGAACGATACGGTACAAATTTGTACTGTAAATAATATTTTCAAAGAGATTTTGGTAACTTGCTTCTGTCTCACCGTGATCCAAGTAATACGTACGCATATACCTTCTTATTTGAGCTAAAATACTCGTTAACCTTGTTCGAATGATACTAGGCTCAGGATAGGGAGGTTGGATATGCAAGAGATGTTCGTAAAGCCAATCTTTTATCCGCTTGTTTTCACCGTGATTTAACATATCAATCCATTCCCGCTGTTCTTCAGAGGTGAGGAAGGGATCAATTTTTTCCCACTTGATCGCCTCTGTAAAGGTAAAGACTTGCTGGTAGCCTTTGTAAAAGGTCAGATGCAGCATGTTTTTCGTTTCCTGATATAGCTGCTGAACCGACATTTCACTAGATGAGCCTTCGTTCACGACCGCGGCAATGGGAGAAAAATACTGATTATGCCAAAATTGAAGAAGTTTATTCGTTTCTGCTGTAGCGTTGAAGCTGGCTTTTTCACTAAAACAAATGACAAAAGAACTCAATGTAAAGATTTGTACTTGAGCAGGAAACGAATAGCTCCGAATAAAGGTTGCAAGTTCTTGGAGTTGCTCTTCGTTTTCTGGTTGAAAGGCCATAACGTCGAAAGCGTGTTGAACCTCTTTCTTTTTTATAAACAAATCTTTATATGTGAGAATCTCTTTATCAGATGTGTCTGTTTTCAAATTATCATTCGCTCCCCCTTCACGCAGCGCAAAGGAAAGCAGACTTTGCAGACGGGCGGGGGAATGAGGTTTGATTAATAAATCTATTGCCTGAATTTTTAAGGCATTCATCGCTTTTTCATATGTCGCTTCAGCTGATGTCGCAATCACTTTCATTCCAGGAGAGGAAAGGATTCTAGAATAAACGGCTTGATAACAATGATGATCGAGCATATCGAGTTCAAGAATGAGAATGTCAGGAAGTGATTGATCAAGAGTTTGTAGCAAGCTGTCACTTGAATGAACGAGAGTAATCAAATCCACTTCACTTGAAGAGCGCTCAACAAACCAGCGAATTCCTTTACATTCTTCTTTATCCCGATCGGAAATGAGTAAAGAAGTTGTCAAAGTCATAACCTCCTAAATGGCAGGGTAGTATAAATTTCGAGTTTGATCGAGCTATTTCCTTCATTTAAAAATAATTTCTTTTAAGGTGGTATAGACAACTTTACAACCTTGGTGTTATGATAAAGTTAGATAACAGCGTTTTCATAAATTGGAACAACAAGAGCATGATAATAGTAGAGGCATTCGAGGAGGAACCCGTCATGATCCGTAACTATATCGAAGAAATCCAAGAGAGGTTAACAAACCTATTAGAAAATCAGCGCTCACAATTTGAAGAAGCAGTGGATGCTATAACACAGGCCATTGAAAAGGGTGGCGTCATTCATTTGTTTGGAGCTGGTCATTCTCATCTGTTAGGCGAAGAACTTTTTTATCGTGCTGGAGGTCTCGTTCCCGTTAACCCAATATTAGAAGAAAGCTTAATGCTTCATGAAGGAGCTGTCCGCTCATCAGAGCTTGAAAGGAAGAGAGGCTATGCAAGGACGTTCATAGAAGAAGAAGATATTCGAGATACGGACGTTGTCATTGTCTCTTCAACTTCCGGTCGCAACCCGGTTCCGATTGATGTGGCTCTCTACGCCAGAGAACAGGGTGCTTTTACCATTGGACTAACATCGGTAGCTTTTTCAAAAAGTCAGCCCTCTCGTCATGAAAGTGGCATAAGGCTGCTGGATGCAGTCGACCTTACTTTTGACAATTTAAGTGTAGAAGGGGACGCGGTTCTTCGCCATGACCAAGTGGACGTTCCATTTGGACCTACCTCTTCTGTAGTGGGGATTACGATCTTAAACGCTATTTTTGCTGACGTTATCACGAATTTAGCTGAAAAAGGACATACACCGCCTGTTTTCTTAAGTGGAAATGTTGATGGCGCTGATGACCATAATCAGAAACTTATTAATCAATATAAAAATAGAATTCCGAGATTAGGTTAAAGGATGAGCGTGATGAAAAAAGTTTTATATAAAGGTTGTACGTTATATGCCAAAGAGGAAACGATCCAAGATCCGGTTGTAGAAGTTGAAAACCAACGATTCGTTTCTGTTCGTCAGAGCGATGGTTTAACAGAAGAGGATTGGGAAGTTATCGAGTTTCCAAAGGGGACTTTAATTGTCCCCGGTTTTATTGACATTCACATACATGGTGCTTATATAGCAGATGTGATGGATGCTAAAAAATCTACGTTTCCAACAATGGTTCGCCATCTTCCAAAAGAAGGGACGACGGCATTCTTAGCGACAACAATTACACAAGAGGTGGCTGAAAAACAGAAAGCACTCGAAAACGTTGCTGCTTATATGGAGGCGCCAAGTGAAGCAGGAGCTGAGCTTTTAGGTGTTCATTTAGAAGGTCCATTTATTTCAGCAAAAAGAGCTGGAGCACAGCCGTTAGAACACATTTATAAACCAGATGTTACTGTATTCCAACAGTTTGAAAAGGCAGCAAATAATCAAATTAAATTAGTCACTTTAGCACCTGAGGAAGGAATGGAATTGGTAGACTACTTACACTCGAAGAATATTATTCCGTCTATCGGTCATTCCGATGCACTTCATGCTCAAGTGATAGAAGCGATCGATCACGGGGTTTGTCATGCCACGCATCTTTTTAACGGGATGCGCGGGATTCATCATCGTGATTCAGGTGTTGCAGGAAGCGTGTTTTTATACGATGAACTTAAAGCGGAACTGGTCGTAGATGGCATACACGTTTCACCTGAAATGGTCAAGATGACCTACAAAAACAAAGGGGAAGATGGGATCATTTTAATTACGGATGCGATGCGTGCCAAAGGATTAGGTGACGGGACTTATGACTTAGGCGGGCAAGATGTTACTGTCAAAGGAGAACGTGCTGAGCTTTCTAACGGGACGCTTGCAGGAAGTGTCTTAAAAATGAATGAAGCCGTCCGTAATATGGTTCAGTTCAGTGGCTGTTCTTTATATGAGGCTGTGAAAATGGCCAGTTTAAATCCAGCAAAACAGCTCGGAATTGACGATCGAAAAGGGAGCATTGAAGTAGGAAAAGACGCTGACTTCACGATTTTGAATGAGAACTTTGAAATTTTTGAAACCTACTGTAAAGGTCAATCTGTTTATTCAAACAGCGAGGAGGAATAGGATTGAATATTATATCTGTGAAAAATTATCAAGAAATGAGCAAAGTGGCAGCTGAAATGCTGATTGAAAAGCTTTCCGCTACTGGTGTGAATGTCATGGGGTTAGCGACAGGTGGTACACCTGAGGGCATGTACAAACAGCTCGTGAAGCTAGCAAGTGAACGAAACTTTTCATTTAAAGATATTCATACCGTCAACTTAGATGAATATGTAGGACTTTCTGACGAGCATCCGAACAGCTACCACACGTATATGCGAAACCATTTGTTTGATCACATCGATATTCCTGACGCGAATACTCATTTACCAAATGGACTCGCAGAAAACCTTGATGGTGAATGTGAAAGATATGAAAAAATGATCACAGACCTTGAGCAAGTAAATATTCAGCTTCTAGGTATTGGAGCGAATGGTCATATCGGATTTAATGAACCAGGGACTTCCTTTAACTCTAAAACGCAAGTTGTCCAATTAGCGGAATCAACACGCGAAGCCAACGCCCGCTTTTTTGAAAATGAAGCAGAGGTTCCAACCCATGCGATTACGATGGGGATTCAGACGATTATGGAAAGTAAAGAAATTGTCTTGCTTGCTTCTGGATCAAGTAAAGCTGAAGCTCTTTATGAGCTCATTTGTGGTAAGCAAGTTACTGAAAAAGTACCTGCAACTGTTTTGCAGCGTCATCCAAACTTAACGGTTATTGCCGATGAAGAAGCCCTTCATTTAGTAAACAGTGTACAACATTCTTAATCCGTACTTTAGGTCATCGTAAAAACGATTGACCTCCCTTTCTGGGTGATGTGTAACCGTTAACAATGGATTGTTGAGAGGAGGAATGGTTGTCTAGAACACTGAATATGAATGTTAGAGTCGGTCGGTTTTATTATCTTTTATAAAGAAATACGCACTTAAAACTATGATTAGGGAGATGAAAAAATGTTAGGTTTTTTACAACGAATCGGTAAAGCACTCATGCTTCCGATCGCTGTGTTACCTGCTGCAGGGCTTTTACTTCGTTTAGGACAGGAAGACCTTTTAAATATTCCATTCATGGCAGCCGCAGGGGATGCAGTGTTTGCAAATTTACCATTACTTTTTGCAATTGGTGTTGCGATTGGTTTGGCGAAAGATAACAACGGTGCAGCCGGACTAGCCGGTGCCATTGGGTTCTTCATATTAAATGAGGGAGCCCAGACGATTAACCCGGACATTGACATGTCATTTTTAGGTGGTCTTATTATAGGTGTCGTTGCAGGTCTCTTATATAACCGCTACCATGATATTCAATTGCCTGACTGGTTAGGCTTCTTTAGTGGAAGGCGATTTGTACCGATTATCACGGCACTTGTTACAATTTTACTTGCATTTATTGCCGGTTATGCTTGGCCACCAGTTCAAGCAGGTATTGATGCACTAGGTCAAGGGATTATTGATTTAGGCGCTGCTGGTGCCGGGGTTTATGGGTTCTTAAACCGACTTCTCATCCCAGTAGGTCTTCATCATGTATTAAATAGCTTTGTTTGGTTTGAATTTGGTTCATTTAACGGCGCTACAGGTGACCTACACCGTTTCTTTGCTGGAGATCCAACAGCAGGTGTTTACATGGGAGGATTTTTCCCTATTATGATGTTTGGTCTGCCAGCAGCGTGTCTTGCGATGATCTTGGCTGCAAAACGTCATCGTCGTAAAGCAACAGCAGGTATGCTTGGTGGCTTGGCGCTAACTTCCTTCTTAACAGGGATTACTGAACCGATCGAATTCTCGTTCATGTTCTTATCTCCACTATTATACGGAGTACACGCGGTTCTTACTGCAACATCTATGTTTGTTGTTAACACCTTAGGCATTTTGCACGGTTTCACCTTCTCAGCTGGTGCATTCGACTTCTTCTTAAACTTTGGTATTGCAACGCAACCACTGTTATTAGCGATCATTGGTTTGATCTATGCAGCCATTTACTTCGTCGTTTTCTATTTCTTAATTGTAAAATTAGGCTTGAAGACGCCGGGGCGTGAAGATGATGACGAGGACGAGGAATTGGCTACTCAGGAAGGCCATTCAAAGGATGATAAGTACGAAGCTCGTTCTGAGTCATATATCGAGGCATTAGGCGGAAAAGAAAACATTGCTCAGCTCGATAACTGTGTCACTCGTTTACGTTTGAAAATGGATGATATGAGTAAAGTTGACGAAGCGGCGCTCAAAAAAGCAGGAGCTCGCGGTGTTATGAAACTAAACAGTACAGATTTACAAGTGATTGTTGGCACTGACGTTGAATTTTTAGCAAGTGCTATGAAAAAGAAACTTTAAGTTTAAAAAAGAAGCTGTGACCCATGTGGATTACAGCTTCTTCTTTTACTAGATACCATCTCGCCGGTCTTCTCAAGGGAAAACATCCTTGAGACTTAAAAGTATGCGGCAGAGTGTCGCTATTTGTTTTTTTAGTTGAAAAAAACTCTCAAACAACAACAACTTTCCGAAAAACAGCCTTTTAATAAAAGTAGAAAGGGTGGACGCAATAGTGAAGCGCTTATTGGATTGCCGTGCATCAGATTTTGAAAAGATGACAAGTAAAGGTTTTAAGCAAGCTATTCTTGCCTCTGAAGGACGGACGGTTGTAGCAGAAGTGGTCGCACCCGCGCCTCCGTTATTTAATCAAGTAACCAATGGTGAGCTTGTTGCAAGCTTTGGAGCCGATATTATTTTGCTAAATCTATTTGATGTCTTTGAACCGGTTGTAGCTGGACTTGAAGATGTGGACTCTTTTGAGGTCGTTCGTGAGTTGAAAAAACTTACTGGGCGTCCAATTGGCATTAATTTAGAGCCAGTAGATACTGGAAGTCGTTCATTAGAAGAATTAGAGGAAATTAGTAAAGGGCGAATTGCTTCCAAGGAAACAATCACAAAGGTCAAAGAGCTCGGCTTTGATTTTGTGTGTTTGACGGGGAATCCAAAGACTGGCGTGACAAACAGTGAAATTGTAAAAGCTGTAGGTCATGTTAAAGAGCAGCATGGCAGCGATCTTCTAGTCATGGCGGGAAAAATGCATAGTTCAGGCGTTGCAGGTGAAGAGGGAGGAAAAATCTATTCAAAAGATACACTCACTCAGCTCGTTGAAGCGGGAGCTGATGTCATTTTGCTTCCATCACCAGGGACTGTCCCAGGGGTGTCAATCGAGCAAACGCAAAAAGATGCAGCATGGGTGAGAGAAAAGGGAGCCCTCTCGATGCTAGCGATCGGTACTTCACAAGAAGGCGCTGACGGAGGAACGATTCGTCAAATCGCACTTCAAAATAAAATGGTAGGTGCAGACATTCATCATATCGGTGATGCAGGCTATACAGGAGTAGCCGTACCTGAGAATATCATGACGTTAAGTGTAGCGATCCGCGGCAGAAGACACACGTACGTAAGAATGGCCGCATCGATCAGAAGATAAATTTAGCATCTCAAGCCGAGTGATGAGTTCACTCGGTTTGTGTTTTTTTAGAGGTAATGTCTTGTTAAAGAGCAGATTGGTGGGGGAAAACCGGACGTGTGGGAGTTTGATTGTATCCACATGCTAAAAAGACCAGATCTAGGCGTTGGGTGACCAGAAAAATAGGGAGTAAGACTAGACCAAATGCCGAAAGACCAGAAAACTACCGTCGTTGACTAGATCGTCAGTCCCCTCAGCTTCCGGCAACTCCACTTCAGTTTTATAGGGCATTGATTCTAATAAACCCTCGTCCTCACATTTTTTAGAACATTTATAACAAATATAAATATGCTTAGTGATACTAGTATCGTGCCAAAAGGAACGAGCGGGGAAAACGCTTCATAGCCGAGGATGACGAAGAACAGGCTCACCATCATGACGGGAAGACCAATGGTATGGGCCCAAAAGTGAAAGGCAGCAAGCCGGTTTTCACCAGCACGTGGAAAAAGGTGATAGATGATTCCTGCTAAAGCAAATGAAACCCATCCGAGTAAATTAATGTGCGTATGAACGCCTCTTAACGAGTAGTCATGTGCCATTGACATATACAAGCCGAGAGCAACACCAACCGCAAAATATATGACAGCTACCTTTAAAAAACGAACTCCCATCTCTTTGCCTCCTCGTAAGACTTAGTTGTCACCTTTCATTCTATGCTTAAGGAAGGGAAGATAGTGTAAGGTCTTAAAATCAACAAAACCAGCGAGATATCCCCCGCTGGTTTCCGTTATCTTTTGTTCATCTCTTTTGGTTCAGGACCTTTTCTTTCGCCTCGGTCTAGTTCATCCATATGCTTCATTTCTTCTGCAGTTAATTCAAAGTCAAATACATCAAAGTTTTCTTTAATTCGAGATGGTGTGACGGATTTCGGAATGACAATGGAATCGTTTTGCAGGTGCCAGCGAATGATCACTTGAGCTGGTGTTTTTTCGTGCGCTTTCGCGATTTGCTGTACTGTTTTATTTCCTAACACGTCTCCCCCTTGCATGAGTGGGCTCCACGCTTCCACATAAATATCGTGCTCTTTACAAAACGTTTTTAGGTCGTTTTGTGAGAGGTATGGATGACATTCGACTTGATTTAACACTGGCTTTACATCACATTCATCAAGTAAACGCTGAAGGTGATCGATATCAAAGTTGCACACACCAATAGCTTTCACTTTTCCATCTTTATAAAGCTTTTCCATTGCTTTATATGTATCTACATACTCATCAAATTCAGGTGTCGGCCAGTGGATGAGGTATAAGTCTACGTAGTCGATGCCGAGTTTTTCCAAGCTTTCGTCAAAGGCTTTTAATGTGTTGTCATAGCCTTGATCTGAGTTCCATACTTTTGTTGTAATAAATAGTTCTTCACGTGGAAGGTCCGTTTTGCGAAGAGCCTCTCCAACTCCACGTTCATTTTTATAAATGGCAGCAGTGTCAATGGAACGATAACCGACTTCTAAGGCATTGAGTACAGCGGTAACGGCTTGGTCTTCTTCGACTTGCCATACGCCAAAGCCAAGTTGTGGCATCTTAAGTTCGTTATTTAATGTTACGTGTTTCATATGACATTCTCCCCTCATATCTAGAATTCACGATTTAGTATAGCATAACTTATTGAAGAACACTCGGTTGAAGTGAAGTTTTTATTGAATGTTCAGAATAATGTTTGGCATAATAGGCTTGATTAGATATAATGGAAAAGAAAGAATCTCTAAAAGTGGTGATGCCCCATGCTAGGGCTAATAAGGTTTGAAAATTGCATTCAAATAATCGAGAGGCAAGGACGAAAAATCTGACCGGATTTTTTGTTCCTTGTCTCTTTTTAATGCTTTATTTCGGTGCTATAAGAAAGGTGGAAAATTGTGATGATTTTAACAGGAGAAAATTTAACATTAGAAGATTTTGACCGAGTAGTTAACAGAAATGAGAAGGTGAAGGCTTCAGAAGAGGCAGTAGAAAGAGTAGCAAAAGGTCGAAAAGCGGTTGATACGATCGTTGATAATGGGAAAACGATTTATGGCATTAATACTGGGTTTGGAAAATTTAGTGACGTAAGCATTGAGAAAGAAGATGTGCTTCTTTTGCAAAAAAACCTGATACACTCTCATGCGTGCGGAGTTGGAGATCCCTTTTCCGATAAAGTGTCGAGAGGAATGTTGTTACTTAGGGTCAATACGATGCTAAAAGGATATTCGGGAGTGCGAATCGAGGTGGTCGATCAGATCATTGGATTTATTAATGCATCGATACATCCGGTTATTCCTCAGCAAGGATCCCTTGGT encodes the following:
- a CDS encoding nucleoside hydrolase codes for the protein MLKVLLFADPGIDDSMAIMYALLHPEIEVVGIVTGYGNVDQEQATDNVAYLLSLAEVEDVPLFSGARYPLSGEIARFYPEIHGEEGLGPIEPPVEVEGELLNFTDIFDLIDEYENELTIIDVGRLTSLAMAFILGGEEMEKVKEIFVMGGAFLIPGNATPLAEANFYGDPIAANLIMERAENLTIIPLNVSQYAIVTDEMIADITKEDYNSFTFLIEPIFDFYSEAYEELVPGLNGAPFHDVLTVVASVNPEMFDFIEKVVSVSTDPETRGQSIADFRPDENEEEPANIRIAMDFVYDDFADSFREVMKIRKE
- a CDS encoding GNAT family N-acetyltransferase, translating into MIIRKGKLSDATGIARVHVDSWKETYKGIIPNSVLESRTYEKQEKMWKGAFSPEITTDKIILVAEDSNGKIVGFLTGGENREKDAFPNHDAELYAIYILQKVQKQGVGKKLNDQFTAFLRERDYHSVMVWVLEDNPAVDFYTHIGGKPIGRKSEEIGGKILEEVALCWMV
- a CDS encoding helix-turn-helix domain-containing protein, giving the protein MTTSLLISDRDKEECKGIRWFVERSSSEVDLITLVHSSDSLLQTLDQSLPDILILELDMLDHHCYQAVYSRILSSPGMKVIATSAEATYEKAMNALKIQAIDLLIKPHSPARLQSLLSFALREGGANDNLKTDTSDKEILTYKDLFIKKKEVQHAFDVMAFQPENEEQLQELATFIRSYSFPAQVQIFTLSSFVICFSEKASFNATAETNKLLQFWHNQYFSPIAAVVNEGSSSEMSVQQLYQETKNMLHLTFYKGYQQVFTFTEAIKWEKIDPFLTSEEQREWIDMLNHGENKRIKDWLYEHLLHIQPPYPEPSIIRTRLTSILAQIRRYMRTYYLDHGETEASYQNLFENIIYSTNLYRIVQDLYLFIQSILENVKKNRQQGSMDAVEKGVLYIESHYWDPDLTLLKVAEAIERNPSYFSHLLNKQKGFGFRPLLTKIRLREAEKLLLETSMTIKEIAAVCGFQTSNYFSRTFKEHKGTTPKQFRENTRVL
- a CDS encoding SIS domain-containing protein, producing MIRNYIEEIQERLTNLLENQRSQFEEAVDAITQAIEKGGVIHLFGAGHSHLLGEELFYRAGGLVPVNPILEESLMLHEGAVRSSELERKRGYARTFIEEEDIRDTDVVIVSSTSGRNPVPIDVALYAREQGAFTIGLTSVAFSKSQPSRHESGIRLLDAVDLTFDNLSVEGDAVLRHDQVDVPFGPTSSVVGITILNAIFADVITNLAEKGHTPPVFLSGNVDGADDHNQKLINQYKNRIPRLG
- the nagA gene encoding N-acetylglucosamine-6-phosphate deacetylase — translated: MKKVLYKGCTLYAKEETIQDPVVEVENQRFVSVRQSDGLTEEDWEVIEFPKGTLIVPGFIDIHIHGAYIADVMDAKKSTFPTMVRHLPKEGTTAFLATTITQEVAEKQKALENVAAYMEAPSEAGAELLGVHLEGPFISAKRAGAQPLEHIYKPDVTVFQQFEKAANNQIKLVTLAPEEGMELVDYLHSKNIIPSIGHSDALHAQVIEAIDHGVCHATHLFNGMRGIHHRDSGVAGSVFLYDELKAELVVDGIHVSPEMVKMTYKNKGEDGIILITDAMRAKGLGDGTYDLGGQDVTVKGERAELSNGTLAGSVLKMNEAVRNMVQFSGCSLYEAVKMASLNPAKQLGIDDRKGSIEVGKDADFTILNENFEIFETYCKGQSVYSNSEEE
- the nagB gene encoding glucosamine-6-phosphate deaminase, which translates into the protein MNIISVKNYQEMSKVAAEMLIEKLSATGVNVMGLATGGTPEGMYKQLVKLASERNFSFKDIHTVNLDEYVGLSDEHPNSYHTYMRNHLFDHIDIPDANTHLPNGLAENLDGECERYEKMITDLEQVNIQLLGIGANGHIGFNEPGTSFNSKTQVVQLAESTREANARFFENEAEVPTHAITMGIQTIMESKEIVLLASGSSKAEALYELICGKQVTEKVPATVLQRHPNLTVIADEEALHLVNSVQHS
- the nagE gene encoding N-acetylglucosamine-specific PTS transporter subunit IIBC codes for the protein MLGFLQRIGKALMLPIAVLPAAGLLLRLGQEDLLNIPFMAAAGDAVFANLPLLFAIGVAIGLAKDNNGAAGLAGAIGFFILNEGAQTINPDIDMSFLGGLIIGVVAGLLYNRYHDIQLPDWLGFFSGRRFVPIITALVTILLAFIAGYAWPPVQAGIDALGQGIIDLGAAGAGVYGFLNRLLIPVGLHHVLNSFVWFEFGSFNGATGDLHRFFAGDPTAGVYMGGFFPIMMFGLPAACLAMILAAKRHRRKATAGMLGGLALTSFLTGITEPIEFSFMFLSPLLYGVHAVLTATSMFVVNTLGILHGFTFSAGAFDFFLNFGIATQPLLLAIIGLIYAAIYFVVFYFLIVKLGLKTPGREDDDEDEELATQEGHSKDDKYEARSESYIEALGGKENIAQLDNCVTRLRLKMDDMSKVDEAALKKAGARGVMKLNSTDLQVIVGTDVEFLASAMKKKL
- a CDS encoding PEP phosphonomutase; this encodes MKRLLDCRASDFEKMTSKGFKQAILASEGRTVVAEVVAPAPPLFNQVTNGELVASFGADIILLNLFDVFEPVVAGLEDVDSFEVVRELKKLTGRPIGINLEPVDTGSRSLEELEEISKGRIASKETITKVKELGFDFVCLTGNPKTGVTNSEIVKAVGHVKEQHGSDLLVMAGKMHSSGVAGEEGGKIYSKDTLTQLVEAGADVILLPSPGTVPGVSIEQTQKDAAWVREKGALSMLAIGTSQEGADGGTIRQIALQNKMVGADIHHIGDAGYTGVAVPENIMTLSVAIRGRRHTYVRMAASIRR
- a CDS encoding cytochrome-c oxidase, which gives rise to MGVRFLKVAVIYFAVGVALGLYMSMAHDYSLRGVHTHINLLGWVSFALAGIIYHLFPRAGENRLAAFHFWAHTIGLPVMMVSLFFVILGYEAFSPLVPFGTILVSLSIFIFVINVLKNVRTRVY
- a CDS encoding aldo/keto reductase, which encodes MKHVTLNNELKMPQLGFGVWQVEEDQAVTAVLNALEVGYRSIDTAAIYKNERGVGEALRKTDLPREELFITTKVWNSDQGYDNTLKAFDESLEKLGIDYVDLYLIHWPTPEFDEYVDTYKAMEKLYKDGKVKAIGVCNFDIDHLQRLLDECDVKPVLNQVECHPYLSQNDLKTFCKEHDIYVEAWSPLMQGGDVLGNKTVQQIAKAHEKTPAQVIIRWHLQNDSIVIPKSVTPSRIKENFDVFDFELTAEEMKHMDELDRGERKGPEPKEMNKR